The window TCGCGGCCTAGTGCACCGGTGACCACAGTCATAGCGTTTTCTGTGAGGGTGCCTGTTTTATCTGAGCAGATTACGGTGGCATTTCCCATTGTTTCGCATGATTGAAGGTGGCGAACGAGattattttctcttgtcATGCGCTTGGTAGCGAACGCCAGCGACAGTGTCACCGCCAGTGGGAGTCCTTCAGGGACAGCCACGAcaatgatggtgatggccatgACAAGAATATGTAGAAAGTCTTgtgctttctcttctggAGACCCATCGTTTCCGGGCAGTCTGATCAGAAACTCGATAAAAAGGACGGTGAACAACAAGCACCCCGCCCCGCCTCCAAGTTTTGCGATGTAACCTAGAGTATATACTCATTAGCCTCCTATTGCTCAAATATCCGAGGCTGTAATTAATCGTATGGAACCAAGCAGTGCTTACCAGCCAGAACATTCAGTTTTTGTTGCAGGGGCGTAGGCCCAGGATCCTCCGATAGTGACATCATGGTCCGACCGTGACTTGAGTTCTGCCCAACGGAAGTGACGAGGAAAGATCCTACACCGTCCAAGACTCTCGCCCCAGAGATGATAAATGGATCCAGCCTTTTCAGTTCTGATCCTTCTTCGTTGAGAAGTGCCTGCTGTACATCGTCCGCTGGGACCTTTTTGGCTAAATTAGACTCCCCTGTGACTGAAGACTCATCACAACTCAGACCATGGCCTTGGACAAAGACTCCATCAACTGGAATAATATCGCCTGGTTCCAGAAGCATAATATCGCCCACAACTACATCATAAACAGACACGGCCATAGGGCTGCCTGAACGGATGACTTTAACGAAGCGatcctctttcttcatgtTAAGTTTTCGGAATTGGCGTTCTTTCTGCCAGTCATTCAGCGCGCCCACAATGACAACGATTGCGATTGCAACAATGATCGCCACGCCTTCAACCCATTCAACCTTAGCACCTTCATGTTCCGTTTGCCCAAATGTCTGGTATAATCCAAGGGCAAGCGAGACAATAGCTGCAACGCTGAGCAGTATGAGTACATGGTCATGCAAAGCAATCCACGCCAGCTGGAGAATTGATTTCGATTTTCGTTCTGGCAACCGATTTTCGCCAAAGACTCGTTTCCTATCAGCGAAGCTACTGCTTGGTTTATCGTTGGAGTAAACCAAGGGATGGTTCCTAGCTTGTTCGCTTTCTTTGAGCAGCCCAGGCGATATGTGAGCCGTTGTCGCTTGCTCGAATGTGATTGATTGAACAATATGATGTTCATCAATACCAAGGCCAGCACGACAATTGGTCCACAGACCTTTTTCTAGCCCAAAAAGTCCCCCTAAAGCGACAAAAGCGGCAACACTTTTTGGATTTATAAGCTTGCCCAATTGACCTGGGGAGAAAGCAAATGGATTGTTTTCAACATCGAATAGGTGTTCTTCTCCTGGGTTTGGTCGAAGAATAGAGTCTTCAGGCTGCTGAATGCCTTCTAAAGACCTGGATTTGTCGTGTAAGCGTTCGCCCTTGGACCTTGTGTTGTCGTCAACGGTCCTCGACGAGCTCTGTGAGTCATTTGTCATTTGAAGTACGTTTAGCATTCTGAATTCTGGCTGCAACAAGAATTAATCGTGATGGAAGATTTTGGGTGTACAGCTGGGCCCTTTTCTGTAGGCGAGATTTGATTGTTCCGACTTGTGCCGCGTATACGGGGATAATGCCGTTTCACTGAACTCTTGATGTAATTCTTGATGGCAGCAACAATTGTTGCTTTACCTCAGATATGTATTTCAACATATATGTTTCAATACCTTCGTATTGTATGGAAATTCTACAAAGAGTAGTCATCATGATGATAGAATGATGGGTTCGTGAGGCCTCCTTATGAATACCGTAGTTAGACAATGAGCTACTGGCGATAGCCAGCTTACGGACGatgtcatcatctgccttgAAATTCCATCAAAATTGTTACGACAAAGAGGAGATTTGACCTTCAAGGTTTTTGCTACTGGCTTGGCAAGCTACGCTGTATAGACTGCGATGAGGCTGTGAAACCAGCGGTGGAGGCGCAGTGACGCCACAGTGTGTATGAAATGCTAAGGACAACGTGGTTCATCCTGAAATATTAAACAATGGTAGTCTCTTGTTATCAATAGTTTCataagcttttttttaaagttaaaagGATGATGCTGCAGATACATGTTATATTGGCGATATGGCGGCATCCGACCGTTTccggaaaaaaaaagtttgacCATTTGCATAATAAGCAGCAGCATAGAATTGGGAGGGGTTTTTCATTAATTCAAGGCCGGATACAATCACTTTTACGAGACTATCTTACTTCTTTTCAGCGTTAAGCAATTAAGTAACAATAGTCTGCCGCGCAATAAGCGCCATGTGGAAGACTTATATTGCCAGTCATGAGAGTGACTGGCTTGGCAAGAGGCCACCAGCAAACTGAAATCTCTTAACGCCTCAATTTGATGCCAAGTTTATTCATACATAAAAAACATCGAAGGATCTCAAATTCCATGTGGTAGTACTGGAGCCCGCTCCATATCTTTGTAATCGTTGCTCCACGATTATCTCAATCACAGGTTTCTCTTATGTTAAGAATACAACTCTCTCGCTACATCCGCGACAAAGCGGATATACAGAGCAAACATTTAGATAGAACCCCTAACAGCATGTATGACTGGCTGAGAAGCTGTCGTATGATGTCTTGCGCGGGATTTTACTCATACTTTGCAACTCTTCTCCATATTTAATTTTGATTCGTTATGGCTAATGCCTATTTAAAGATGCGATAACTCATCTTGAAGCGTTGAGCACGCAACACTTACATCCTGGCCATCTTTTACTTTCCTATTATCAGTATAAGCTTAACTTATCTTCCATTCATTGGTTGAAAGCTCTCTTCAATATGGCTGTTACTCATGTAGGCATCCTTGCCTATGCCTTTCAGATTGTGGATAGTGCAGGTCCCGCCGAtctcctctcctccgccaACAAGTCCGCTTTCTTAGCCGTCAAAGAATATGGACCGATTGATGAAAATATTATATCTCGCGCACCCCAATTTGTCTTCCATTACATTGGTGTCACTAGAGATCCAGTTCTCCTTGGGTCGAGCCAGATGGTAATCATGCCTACCACAACCGTCGAGGAATGCCCAGAACTTGACATTCTTCTTGTCCCTGGGCCGTACCTCAGCAGATTTGAACTACACCCGAAGCATGCTGAGTTTATCCGCAAGCATGTGGAAGCCGATAAGATGCTGTGGACAACATGCACGGGAGCTAGTGTCGTGGCTTCAACAGGTGTTTTGGACGGCAAAAAAGCAACAGTTAACAACGTCGAATACGCTTGGGTACGTAAGCGTTGGCCCAAGGTTAACTGGACtagagagaagaagtggaTTGTTGACGGAAACATCTGGACCGGTTCGGGTGCATTTGCTGGGGTAGATATGGTTGCACACTGGCTCAAGGAAAATTATGGGCTGGATGTGCTCATTCAAGCTAGCAACAACCTTGATTACGAGgccagagatgatgatggcctgTATACGGTTTTTCCTCAGAGGTTCGATTCACAGGGAAATAAAGTAGCTACGCATGAATTCCTGTACTACGATGAGGAGTAGATACATTGTATTTCCTCCGCGTACTATAGCAGTCTCAATATTAAGAGTTGACCCCCTACGTGTCAACATTTATTTCAACTTTGTCGGATACATGTACAACTGAAAAAGTGGGATTCAAGTCACAAAAGCTGAAAGCTTTGTTCCTCTTGGAATAAAGAAGTCTTCCTATTAGACCAATTATAATGAACATCAATGATATGGATGACTTAAGAGAGCTGGCCGGAATTAAAAAGTTTGCCAGTGCCTTCAGGGAATCAGTAGCAAAGTTTGTCTATCAAGAGCATATTCGGTGAATAACGCCATATTCGTATCCATTATCTGATTCACATCACAAGACTGTGTCTCATTGATGGTCTTGCCAGAGACGTCCAGGTCGTTCACAGGTTCTCTTCAGCCTAACCACGTAATCAATCATGCGAAGTGCACACCTTGGTGCGTCTGCCTTGTGATCTCCATAATATGTCTTGGTACATTCCCCCCCAAAAATGTATCACGACGATGCGGGGCGCATTCGGATCCTAGAAATAGAGCGAATCTCGGTGGGACTTCAAAGCACATCGTTCAGCTGCTGGTCTGTTTAGGCACACCTCACGCCCGTTTGTTACCTAagatttctttttcatttatCGCCTTTGTAAACGGAATGCTTATTTACTTTCCTTCATGGGTCATCATAATCCCTGTTCTCAACCCCACGGCCGCTACCTTAATCCCATATTGACTATTCGTATCCAAATTGCCAATATTGTTACAATTACGACGCTGGGCAACCTTAAATCGCTGTAATTTAATGATTTCCACTTCATAAATGAGGTCGCAGAGGCCGTTGTTGTTCGGTCTGGTCTAAAGGACGATGACTGTTTGCAGGCTGCAGAACGCGGGCTGTTGATGATATGAGCTTCTAGGGAAGCAGTTGGAGAGAAGCAGGTTATAGGCATATTTGTTGGGTATATTGAAGATAATATCTGATGCTTTGGCTTTTATAGATTATCTAGTAAGCCGATTTGATTTgtataatattaatttattagCTTGCTGGCGCCTTGTAATACACCTGTCTCCTGAAGTAATTGCTCGCTGTGTAAATCGTCCTCATAACGAATGGAGTATCCCTGTAAACATCGACAACCCTCTATTATTCGCTCATGGTTTGTAGTAGCATTATTCTGGCGCTGGTGTAGCAGGGATCTGGGTTTGTTGTGTTGGTGCAGGAGGCGCATCCTTATCTTGTGTTGTTACAGTAGcagtctctttttcttgagCGGATGCCGCGGGggcgtctttttcttctggaGTAATGCCTGCTTCGAGGTTCCTTTGTCGCATGTATCGCTCACGCTCTGCACGTTCTCTGGCAGCAAGCTCGAACTCTTCGTGTGTACCCTTTTTCCACATTCGTGGAAACCTAATAGGTCAATACATATCCATTATTTTACCCACATATGTAACTACTTACCACCACCAAACAAATATAAATGCAATACCACAGATGCAACTAAGGGAAGCAACCGGTATAACCCAGCTGGGAGCCATCTCGTAAATTATAATTCTGCTCTAAGGCAGAAAAGGTGGGTTGTCTGATTACGGCACCTGATGTCGAATTGCGAGCGATTGCACTAGAGATTGTACGGTGGACTGTAGATTGAATGCACCACGGGTCCGATGTAGCAGCGAGAAATGAATTAATATAAAACCTTGACGATTACAACAGCTACTAATTCTACACACGAGGTGAAGCCTCTTATACTCTTCTGGGGTGATGCAAGATTTAAGTACAAAAACACCAGCAGGCAAGTATATTAATGGGATGCTAATCCATCAACAAAAGATCCAGAAAATATCCATGGACTATTCCATattctcttcaagctccttgAAGCACCGCCGAGGTAGACCCGGCCGTGTAGGCCCATGACAACGAGAGTGGGAGAAATTCCCGGACTGATACCGTATCTCGTGAAAATCCATAGCGTTGGGTATTGCTTTTGGGGCGATGTAGTAACGCAATATAGCTAGCCGCGTGGCTATCCTAGTCAACCCGGGTTTATTTGCGGAGAGATCCATAGTCCAATATTTTGCGGGAATCCGGCAACGCGCCCACTCACACTTACGCACGCCAATAACTCACGCGTATTTTTCTCAGCTTGACGCCTTACGAAACATTTCTGTAGGTGGGACGCATATTCCCATCGTAAAAGGCCCGTCTTTGCGGTGCTATCACGGACCCAGAGATCCATGGTGGCTTTCGCTGAACTCTCGATATTTTTAGAACTTCTAAAGGTCGTCCCATCTCGGGATACCAATCTGACGGTGAAATCCTAACGCAGCTAACAACTATACATATGACATCAATCATCCAAATAAATGCAGCTCATCATTTGATTACCTCCAGCGCGCCCACATTTCAATAACGCCTTCCCAAGTCCTGAAATGGTGATTCCGTAACTAAGAAACAGTGTGTTTTTCCTAATTCATGGGCCCAAAGATGACCCCCACGGGTTGAAACGAGATTTCTCGAGGCGAAATTGTGGCCGTATCGCCACTACTGGGGATGTTTAAGGGCGTTACGCTCAAGATTGGAAACCTTGGCTATGAAGCAGCAGCTATATGTCATACCGgttatttttcttgcttAGTACTCTTATGCCAACTCTGATAAGGCGATTTATATAAGTACAATCTCCAGCAGTAATGGTCTCTCCCGAAAACATTTATATGGCACGATGAAGCGCTTCTATCGTTCTAACATTTGGTTCTTGGTTAAGCCGCGACTTGGCATACCTAGATATGTCCTTAGGCATCATGTATGGCGCAGTCGTTGGGCGACGTAGGTCAATAAATGGACATGAAAGTCAGCATCAGCGCATGTACGGTCTGGACGGCAAACGAGCGAGTGAGAGAATGGCGGTCTTTTTTTCCGAATCATATTCTCACCCAAGCGGGCATTTGAATGGATAAGTGGATTGCTaatatagctatattctGCCTTTCAGGACTTCACAAGCTTGCCTCTCATGTACTTCGGGGCTTTCATCTTGGGTCGAAGTTTGATGGCATATCCACTAATGGCGTTGCCAGTGCATTTGACTGTGTAGCTGGAAATACACACGGTATCAATGGAGGTTCTGATCAAGTCGGCCGTACTACAACTCGTATTTCTATCAAGGCGTTGCTTCATTACGATTTATCGCCCATTGGCCCCATGTCTCATGGATGTCGAGCATGCATCACTACTTAGATGCTCAGATACCACGTTGTTGGTATCAGTCGGTCCGAGTTGAATGGAACAAACGCACCTTCATACGTCAAATTCATGGGAAGCCTTCTTATCAAGGATGTACGGAAGACAGTCACCTCTGCTTGTGTCGGCATAAGGGATTCTAGGCTTGCAGGGCTGCAGCCGTCTTGAGTGCGCTATATGGGCCGACTCTTCTCCAGGACTCCACAAttgacgatgctgctgctattcCTCTCATGAATGTTTCGACCCACAAAGTAGCCATGTGACACTCGCTCGTCCCGCAATACAGCCACCGGTCCTTTACACTAGGGTTTGGTGAAGGGAGTGGAATGAGATAGCCCGACAGAGACGCGACGACAAATGCTTGTTAAGATGGCCAAAAATTACGAGAGCGAGAAACGCGTGCCGTTTGCCATGTATAGCTTGCCTGTCTCCCCACATAAGCGGCCCGAgctgaatttttttttcacccTTTAGTGATAGGCCAGGACTCTGTCCCTTGAGGACGAGTATTACGCATTGAAAATGTCGGTTCATGTGATTTTGAGCCGGATTTTGGAGTCCCAAAGAGGCGCATCTTCTATCTTCTAACCAACTCGGCTGCAGGTTAGCAAATTACTATAGCCAGGAGCCTACTATGATCATTTTCGCAACACAAAAACTGTGAAAACTTATTTCGTACTACACAATCTATTTCATAAGTCCCTCTTGGAACCAGAATTCAAATTCCTGCAGTCCATTCAGTGACGATAAGATGGATTAAGCAGATTGGCACGTGGTGTAGCAAACCAACACAAAATGATTGTAACCATCTTCACTCCGTAGACTGATTGGTATTGGATCCAGCCAAAGGGAATACTTCAATTGCCCTTAATATCATAGCggtaataaaaaaaagaaaggtgaaATAGCGGGGTTAGAGTATTTTGAGTATCGCAGCTGACAGTAAGCCCAGGCGCTCACATATTTACCAGTGATTGGATTGGCAGCGACGAGGTTGCCCAACATATAATACCGCCTAATCCGAATCAGTTCTTCCACACATCTGTAAACCAAATCGTTCTTATAGACTCCATTGTGACTCGAGTGCAATTACATCGTATACCGTAAGATGGCGGGCACATCTCGTTCTAACGCCGGAAGAGATTCAGCTGCACTAAATTTGCAAAGAAGCCGATCAGTATTGAGAAACGTCGTGTGAGCTTTTTTCCCATTGAATTTAAATCTCAAAAATCTAAGGGTACGGAGTAGGAATGAGGGCATAGTAAAATGACATACATTGCAGCCCTACCTTGCCAGTGTGACTTACCGGTCAGCCTCACACCACTACCCTATCATTTGGCGATGTGTGTTTTGAGCCCCGTATATGTTATAATGAACACTTTTACGACCAACATATGGTACATGCAGCCTCACTCACCCTCTTTTGTTTAGCTTGCACATACATATCTTTACCTGTACAACTCTGTAGCACCTGAATGCCACCGACTTATAATAATCGCACTAGTTGCAACTACACTACCCTTTTGACCGGCCAAGGGACGTCTTTGGTGGTCCCGTTGCTCTAATCAACTGACGATGGTGCTTAGTCTATATTCCGGCTAAGTTATGCATAAATACTTGAATAACATTTAAGACCGCGGACTTACTTCTCGTGACTATCATGAATAATatcttttccccttttggTTTTGTAGTTATTGACATTTTAATTGGCTGATATACTATCAGTCGTTATTTACAATAAGTCTTTAAACGTGTATCTTCTATGTTTCCATTTACGTTTTCTGGGTTAATGTACCCTGTTCATTACTTTGCATCGTGGAGCAAAGACGCCTAATAGTCCTATCCAAAGTAATTTCCACGCAACCCAGTAAGGGGCGCATGGCTCACTGCTCGACTAATCGATAGTTGTGCTTGCTTAGCATGAGCTGACTTCGTACGTATGAGTCGACTTAAATACCATCTCTGTCCAACTCTCTGATTTGTTGGACTAAACTGATGTAGATGGTTATATAGGTAGAAATCTCGCCCCGCTTGAGTTGCCGGAGTCCGAGTTATCGTTACATTTTAATCCGCACGGCAAAAATGGAATTCCAGAAATCAATTTACCCCGCGCCAAGGTTAATCTGCCAGTGTTCCCACCATCTGCATGTGTAAATTACATGACCTGAATAAACACCCATTAGGCGTAGTGAGCAACCCTGTGTAGGGTTTagcagagctggagctgatggatAAACTTTATCCATTGACAACACGCTTCAACCCAGGCTCTTACCTCTACTAGCATGGACAGAGGCATCTTGCCTTTCTGGGGTTCGAATATGCTATTTCTCCACTAGTTCACTAAACTGTAAAGGATGATATTTACCAACCCCGTTTAATACATCTCCCATTTAACTAGAGGAGTTATCGTCGTCCACAGGCTATTAATTCACCTCCTGAATTCTTCCGAATAGTATAATCTGCTCGGATTAAGGGAGATGGGAAGATTTCAGGCTGATATAGTGGATGAATTAGCATTTTCCTCACatgagcaagcaagcagcaaagCATGGTTGGAAAAAGACGGAAAGAGGAAATACATCCACTCTGTTTGTCATGGAGTACGCATTTTACTAATTAGCCATAAGTATATAAGCTTCCCTTAAAGTTCATGAGTTGACATTGTAAATCACTTCGTCTCATCGACAGTACTAACTTGGCCCTTCACTGGAGCTTCACTGTTCGCCATCATGGTTGCCTTTTCCCGAATCGTTGCTGGCCTCTCGGTCATCGCGGCCTCCCTCGCCGCCCCTACGGAGGTAGCCGAAAAGAAAGTTGAGACGCGTGGCGagtataatttttttctcgggCCTGATCACCCGCTCTCTCGTCGTAACTTAGCCGGCCGCTCCAACACCAATTACAATCAAGATTATACCACCGGCGGAACGGTGAACTTCACGCCGTCGACTAATGGGTTCTCGCTCAATTGGAATACCCAACAAGATTTCGtcgttggtgttggttggAACCCCGGCAGCAACCTGTACGTGACTTTCTTACTACACATTTTCCTTCTGTTTTCTTATCTATACATCATACATTGACTCACTGGCTAACCCGTTAAATCAATACGTTGAATGTGACAGTCCCATTACTCATTCCGGCACTTTCAATGTGGCCAGTGGTCTTGGCAGTCTTTCCGTCTATGGATGGACCACCAACCCACTTGTTGAGTACTACGTTATGGAGACCAATGTTGGAATCAACACAGGTGGCTCGCAGAAGGGCACAGTTACCAGTGACGGAGGCACCTATGCTATATGGGAAAACCAGCGCGTCAACGAACCTTCCATCATAGGCACAGCGACCTTCAATCAGTACATCTCCATCCGACAGGGAGGACGAAGCAATGGCACTGTCACTATTCAGAACCACTTTGACGCGTGGGCAGCAGCTGGTTTGCATCTCGGCACGATGAACTACCAGGTCATTGCTGTTGAGAGTTGGAGCGGCAGTGGGTCTGCTCAGCAGTCCGTCTCCAATACTGGCGGCTCCGgaactcctcctcctcctcctcccggaAGCACAACCTCATCGGCACCTGGCTCCGGACCTACAGGTGGCGGTTGCTCTGCCTTGTACGGCCAATGCGGTGGTATCGGCTGGCAAGGCCCTACGTGCTGCTCCTCAGGTACCTGCAAGGTCGGAAACGCGTACTATTCTCAGTGCCTGTAAGCTAGGGAATCTTCAAACACCGTTGGTACATGGGTTGGTCAGGAGAGTCGGATACATGTAGGAACCAAAACTGCAATTTCTTAACTAAAAACAAGATTAAATAGGATGGAGGCAGGATATGGTCAAAGACGCGGGTTGCGAAGAACGGCATAACGC of the Trichoderma breve strain T069 chromosome 4, whole genome shotgun sequence genome contains:
- a CDS encoding DJ-1/PfpI family domain-containing protein codes for the protein MAVTHVGILAYAFQIVDSAGPADLLSSANKSAFLAVKEYGPIDENIISRAPQFVFHYIGVTRDPVLLGSSQMVIMPTTTVEECPELDILLVPGPYLSRFELHPKHAEFIRKHVEADKMLWTTCTGASVVASTGVLDGKKATVNNVEYAWVRKRWPKVNWTREKKWIVDGNIWTGSGAFAGVDMVAHWLKENYGLDVLIQASNNLDYEARDDDGLYTVFPQRFDSQGNKVATHEFLYYDEE
- a CDS encoding glycosyl hydrolases family 11 domain-containing protein → MVAFSRIVAGLSVIAASLAAPTEVAEKKVETRAGRSNTNYNQDYTTGGTVNFTPSTNGFSLNWNTQQDFVVGVGWNPGSNLPITHSGTFNVASGLGSLSVYGWTTNPLVEYYVMETNVGINTGGSQKGTVTSDGGTYAIWENQRVNEPSIIGTATFNQYISIRQGGRSNGTVTIQNHFDAWAAAGLHLGTMNYQVIAVESWSGSGSAQQSVSNTGGSGTPPPPPPGSTTSSAPGSGPTGGGCSALYGQCGGIGWQGPTCCSSGTCKVGNAYYSQCL